From the genome of Gryllotalpicola protaetiae:
CACTACAACGAGCTTCGTGCCGCTTCCGCGCAGACGCACGCGATCATCTGCAGGGTCCTCGGGCGCAACAACATTCCCGACCTGATCCGGCGTGCCGACGACGCCTACTGGGTCGATGTCGGGATCGAGTACGCCGAGCATGCCCTCGCCGTCATGCAGACGCGTGCGGAGACGCAGGCGAGACTCGGTACCAGCGCCCCCACCATGAAAGCGGATGCCTTGCATCCCCTCATCTGGGATGCCGCCTCAAAGCGCTGGGAATCGGCGCACTACTCGGATGCGGTGCAGCGGGCTGCCACCGCGCTGAGCGGCCTCGTCAAGGACAGGACGAGCCGATATGAACTCGGTGACAAGGACCTGATGAGCCAGGCGTTCTCTCTTGCGGCACCTCAGCCGGGCAAGCCTCGGCTGAGGTGGCCTGGCAGCGATGAGGACCTGACGGTGATCGCAATGCGGCAGGGCATCCTCAACTTGGCCCAGGGTGCGTTCTCAGCGATCCGCAACCCCGCCACCCACACCACCGACGAACTCCCCATGCAAGAAGCTCTTGAGCAGCTGGCAACACTCAGCATCCTGACGCGCTGGATCGACCGCTGCGAGCTGCAAGAGGCCCCCGCGTAACGAAGGTCAACCGACGGTCGCAGAACGCAACGCAAACGTTGGTCTATCGGCTCTGTTTATCGTCTCATTTCCACTTCCGTCGCTGACAGCGTGAGCCTGACGCTGAGTGAGGTGCTGGCGGTTCTGCTGGGGTGCGACGCTGCATTCGGTGACGACCCGGAATCGCTCTTTACGATCGGCCGACAGCTCGAGCGACACCTGCTCGCCGTTAGCTGTTCGCCTGGCGCTCGATGTCCACGACTTCCCAGCTTCGACCGGCGCGCCTGACGATCCGCCCTGCGGGCCGATCCGCGGCGCCGGCAAATCGTCGCCGACGATACGGATGCCGGGACGCATGACGGTACGGCTGCGGGTCGGAGGCGCGCCGGAGGCGTCGGGGAGGACTAGGGCTTCACGTTCTTCGGAAGTTCCTGCAGGACGAGCTTCAGAACATTCAGCGCCATGTCTTGCGCAGACCCGTCGCTGGCATCCTTTGCTGCTTGCGCGGCGGGCTCCCACGCGTGGCCGAATGCGCGGTCGATGAATGTCGTCTTGATGTCTTCGATCGCTTTATCGTCGAGGTCGGCAAGGAATGGCTGGAGTGCCCGGATGTCCAGTTCTTGGCGGCGGTACGCGGTCGCGCGTTGGATGGCCTGCCCGCCGAACCGGAACGCAACTGCGCTGAGGCTGCCGAGGACCAGCGTCAGCCCGATCTTCAGGACGATGTTCTCCCAGCGGATGGTGTGGTCTGCGAACCAGCCGAAGGCGAAGAAGATGACGATTGCCCCGATGAGAACCGCGACTGCGCCAACGCCATACGCGATGTAGGCGACCACGCGCTCGTTCTGTGCGCTCTTCTCAAACTTCTCGGCCATGATGTCGCCGGCGACGATTTGGGCGAGTTCCTCACTGCTCGTGCGCAGCGTCGAAATCCGGTCGAGCTGCTCCTTGGCGCTCGCCTCCGACGCGGTGATCCCGCTCAAGTGGGGCTTCGCGAGGTCAGCGAAGCTCTTCTCCTGCTTCGTCAGCCAATCTTGGAACCCGGTCTCCCGATCGGTCTGTGCGCGAACGAACAGGTCGCCGTTCTCCTTGAGAGCAGTCGTCAAGCGTGTCTCGTCGCCTTCGATCTGCGACTTCAGCGCGGCGACCGCCTGCTGGGCTGAGCTCACCTCCGCCTTCAGGCTGTCGATCTGCGTCGTGAGTTCGCTCTCGCGTGTGGCCGCGGCGTCTTGGGCCTCCTTGAGCTGCTGGGCGAGCCCGTCGCGGCTCTTGTCGAGTTCCTCCTTGTAGGCGTTGAACGCTCGGGTCACGTCGGCCTGCGCCCGCCCACCTGCTATCGGTCGTGGGAGCGCGATGATCGCCGCGCGGAGCGCGTCCGCCAGGTTGGCCGCGTTTTCCACATGACCCATATTCGTGTTCGACGAGTACGCCCGAAGCTGGCCGTCGATCTGACTGAGGACGTTGTTCATCTGATCCAGCTGTGCCCTACCGGTGAGCATCGGATCGCCGCCGTCGCGGTACCCGTCCGCGGCCCCGAACAGCTCTCGGATTTCGTCGAGCCGCTCGATCGCGGGCTTGTCGCCGGACTTGTTGATGTCGTCAAGGGCGTCGCGCGCGCTGGCCAGGGCGGTCCACGCGCCGTGGCCCGCGTAGTCATCGACGTTCATGAAGCAGCTCCTCGGCGAGTTCGTGGTCAACGGCGATGTTGACCATAGACCCGGGCACCGACACGGGAAGTGCGAAGGGGACCCCACGTTCGGGTGATGGCCCGCTCTACGGCACTCGGCGGTGGCCGCCCGATCTGCACGTCATGCGGCCGCACGGCGGCGGCTCTGGCGGTGATCCTGACCCGTTGGGCGACGGTGACGGACCGCGCCCCCGCGATCTCGAAGCTGGGACGCGGGTAGGAGCAACGCAGAGCGCCCCGCGCCCGGTTCGGGGTCCGGCGCGGGGCGCTCTTGGTTCTGAGCCCATTACACTCGCGGTGCTCGGTTCTCCTCGTTCTGCCAGTGGATGGCGATGAACTGGGCGACATCGTCAGGGTCGATGCCGTCCGCCTGCGCCCCAGCAATGTTCTTGCGGTTGAGCGCGACGGCCTGGACCGCGTTGGGGACGTCGTGGATCTCGAGAAGGCGAGCGACGACGCCTGCATAGCTGTCGACAGTCCACTCGTGTCCGCTGATCTCGATGGTTGTCAGGCCGTTGGGGAGCTGCGCAGGTGCCTCTCCGAGTTCGATCCGTCGCTCGTCGAGCTCGCGGATGAGTCGCTGGACGGCGCGCTCGTCCGTGATGATCTGGCGGGCTTCCGCGAGGGGGCTGTCGGCGTCCGCCGCCTGTTCGGCAAGCTCAGCCGCGTTGCGGAGGTCCGGATCATCGGTGGTGAGCGCGTGGATGTACTCACCCACAGTGGGCGCGCCGGTCGCCTCGTCGGTGAACCATCCCGGGATGGACTCGTCGAGATGCTTGACCTTCCACGATTCCAGCGCCCCGTTGGCGTGGAGGATGCGCTGTGCAAGAAGCCAGTCGTAGTGCTTCTGCTCCTCCGACAGCTCAGCGGCGAGCCCGATCTCTGCTCCGCGCTTTGGCTTGGCCTCCGCGATCTTTCGCGTGTGCGCTTTCGCGCGGGCCGTGCCGTCTGCGCTCTTGCTGGCCTTGACGTTGATTGTCCTGCTCATTTTGCTATTGCTGACTTTCTCGTAAGTACTACTCACTGATGGGACTTGTGTCCCAATGGACTTGATGTGCGCGGGGAGCCCGCAGAAGCGCCATCTTGACGACGACGCCCACTAGATCTGGTGAGGCGTCGGCCGTTGTCGAACGGCGCTCGAGTGTGGGACGGTCGCGGGTCAAAACGACCGCCCCACACCTTCACCTATGCGCGCGTGCCGGCGGCGGCTGGGCTGGCCGTTCTCCAGCGCTCCCGCTTCCTCGCGGCCACCGCGTCGACGACCCGCTGCGCGACGAACAACGAGGCGAAGAACGCGAGGAAGGCGACGGCGAAGATGAGGGCGCTCATCGGCGGCGAGCGTAGGGTCGACGGTCCGCGATGGTCCGGCGTTTCCGGTCGATGCGGTCGGCTTGCCGGCGGAGGGCTCCGCGGTCCGGCTCGGGGGCGTCGCTCGCCAGCCGGCGGAGGGTCGCGGCGTCACGGCCGAGACTCTCGGAGAGCAGCTCGAGATCAGACTTGGTCGGCTCGGCGTAAGGGTCCTCGGGCGGCTCGGTGTCGTCTGCTCGCCCGTGCCCCTCGACGTATGCGAGGACGTCTGCGGCGCGCGCGACGTAAGGGGCGCCCGAGCTGGTGCGAGGGAGCAGCGGGATCGGCAGCTGGCCACGGTAGGCCTTCTGGCGGACGCTGGGCACGCCGATCTCGAGGATCTCCGCGATCTCGCGGAGGGCGACGAGCTTGTCGCCGCCGATCAGCTGGCGGGCTTCTTCGAGGCTGATGGTCACTGGGGTCCTGTCTTTCTGCCGGTGGCATCCGGCTATCTCGTTGTGACGCCTGGGCGGTGTCGTAGGTGAACATGCGGCGAAAGTCGGACAACGGCTGAAACCCGCGAGTATCCGGCTGATACGCGCCTGTCGGACAGTCAGGGGCGGACGAGGGCTGAGCGGTTCGCGAGGTAGATCTCGCCGGTCTGCGGGTCGCGCCGCCAGGCACCGCTCCCCGCTGCGAGATCGCCAAGCACGAGCCGCGCGTGGGGCTCGCGGCCAGCGGCGATGTCGCGCGCGATCCAGTCGGCGATCGAGAACTCGCGTTTCGACCGGTTACATCTGCCACACGAGGGCACCCAATTTCTGGCGTCGTGGGTGCCGCCGGCGGCCAGAGAAATGATGTGATCCACCCCGAACTGTGCCTTGGTCGGTGTCCCGCGCCCGGAGAAGCCATCTGCGCGAACGACAAGTAGGTGTCCGCAGTAAACGCAACTCGGTGTAGCACCTGTCATCGCGGCGACGGCCAGTCGCTCGTCTGTAGTCCAGGTGGCAGCGACGCCGGCGGCCTCGTTACGGCGGGCCCGATTCTCGGCTGCACGTGCCGCCTCGCGGATGAGTTGCTGCAGGTGGCTGCGGCTACAAGCGAACCGGTCCCTCTGCGAGGGCGGGGCGACCACGAAATGGGAGCAACGCCGGGCCCGGCAGCGTTCGACGCGGAAGCCGCGGTGCAGGAGGCGGGCACCGATGCTGGCGCAGGTGGCCGAGCACCAGCGTCGGCGGCGAGAACCTGTGGGGATGGCCTTCTGGCACAAGGCGCAGAAACGGGTGGGGGTATGGGTGTGCGAAGTCCGCATCGCCGACGTCCAATCGAGCGAGCCCCTCGGAGTGGGAGCTGTGCGACTTGGCACATGCGGCGATGCGCGGACGGGGCCGGATCAGGAGCCCCGAAGATGCAGAAAGACCCCGGCGGAGTGCCGGGGTCTTTCACGATTGGACGTCGTGTATTCGATGTATGCGGCGACGCCGCGGGCTCGCTCCTACGCGGCGAGAAGCGCCTGCACGCGGTCCTCAGGAACGTCCGTGTGCAGGCTGGTCGCGACATCGCTCGGGTTGAACCCACGCAGCTGATCCGCGCGGATCGTCTCGCGCTCAGCTGCGACCTCGTCGAGGGCGGTCAGCGGGTCGATGCCGCGGACCACGAGGTCGTGGGCGACGTGGGCCCAGAAGGAGAGCGCGGGCACACCGCGCCAGCCGACGCCGGAGTATTCGCCGAGGCGCTCATCGGTCAACGCGGCCAGGCGGTCACGGAGGAGGAGATGAGTCGCAAGGTCGAGGTCGAGCTCGCCGGTGCCGGGGAAGCGGGGAATGTCGCGTTCGGGGAGCTCGAAGCCGATCGCCTCGACGACGCGCTGGTGGACGCAGGCAGGGGACCGATCGAGGATCGCGCTCTCGATCTCGGCGAACGTCGCGGACATGGGTGGCTCCTCGGGTCAGGTGGTGTTTCCTTCACCTAGACCTATGCGGTGAGCCGGCCGACGGCTGGGTTGAGCAGCGCCGCATCGAGAACCGAGAGGGGCGCCTTGAAAGCCACGACGGGCCGCCTGTCGCGTTTTTTGACGGCCAAGAGGGTGCTGTCGCGCCCGAATCGACCACCTCGTCCGATGTCCGTCGGACGGCTACTTCCCAATCGGGAGTAAGGGAGAAGGCCGTTTCGGGGTCCGCGTCTGAGGTTCGAGCGCCAGAACAGGACCTATATAGAGATTTGGATATTTCCTAATCCTGAAATCGGGGGAAATACAAAGCCCAAAATCCCTATGTGTTGTTGTTTGTTAAACCTAATACTGGAGAATTCTTCTTCTTCTATTACTGTTTTACCCCTGGTCAGCGGTGGTTTTCGGCTGTATTATCTTCCGTCGGATTTCGTCGGACAACCAGGACAGGTTTTCTCGGACGCGCTATGCCGTGCGGCCACCTGGCGCGACAGAACCCTTTGCCGCCCGCTCCACCCACGGGCGAGGTGAAATCGCGCCTAGGGGGCGCACAGCGCCGCTGAGAGATATATGAGCGATCCCGGTGCATCAGCCGAGCGTTCCCTGACCCCGCATACCCCTCGCGCAGCTCGCCGCGCTCATCAGAGGTATGGCAGACCACACCTCGTTCGACCTCCTCGCCCTCTCGGTCGGCATCCCCGACCACCGCCCCGCTGACGCGCGCCACGGCGCCGTGGTCGTCCTCGCCGGCACCGGCCAGATCAGCGGCCCTTCGCCGTGGCCCTCCCTCATCCGCAAGCGCGCCGGCACCCACGCCGACGGCGCCGCCAATCTCGCTGCGCTCCACCGGATCGCCGCCCGTCAGCACACGCTCGTCGAGGAACTGACCCGTGTGTGAAGCGCTGCCCGGTGACCGGTGCGAGATCTCGCAGCACGGCGAGCATCGCGCTCAGGTCCAGCGTGCGTGGCGGCAGCGCCGAGCAGCGCATCGAGAAGACCGCAGAGAGGTTGCCCGGTCCACAGCTCGGTCCGTCGTCACGGGCGCCTCGCTCACCACATCTGAGTCTCTAATCCCATCCGTCGCTAGCCCCGTGGAGGCCACCGTGTCCCGATCCCAGCTCGATGCAGTTCTTGAGTCGAGGACCGCTGTGCTCCGGTTGCTCGACGTCGAAGGGGAGGGTGAGATTCCCGGGCTCCCCGATCGCGACCGGGCTTCTGTCATCACCGACCTGGTCCATGACGAAGCCGGGCGCCTGACCGCAGTTGTGCTCGACGATGGTCACCGGCTCGACGTCGGCGGACGCGTCCGATTCGAGGATGGACTCCTCGTGATCCCCGACGGGGACGCGCGCGCTGTGTTCCGTATCGAGCAACCCGACCAGCCGCCGATCGGCGTGGCCGACTTCGCGGGCGTCGAGCCAGAGCGCGTCAGACTCATTCGGGAAGCGCGGGACGCGCTTGGCCTGGTCGCGCAGGTCGCCGTCGAGGAAGCCCGCACGCGAAAGCCTGCCGATCTGAGTGAAGTGCCGGTGATTGCCGCCTCGATCCTCGGCTCACTTCGACGGGCCCGCGCGGTCGCCGACGGTGCCTGGCAGGCATCCCTGGGCCTCGACGACGCCGCCTGGCGCCAGGTCCGTGCAGATCGCGACCCGGCGCTCATCCAGGTCGAGCTCGCGGCCGTCGAAGCGTGGCACGGGAAGGCAGTGAGCATGGTCAAGCGGCTCGACGAGGCTGTCGCTCGATACGCCGACGGCAGGCGGCCGATTCCCGCGCAACTTGAGGCGTGGAGCCAAGACATCCGTGGGTTCCGTGGCGGTCTCGCGAAGGAGCTCACGCGACTGCGGGGGACCCAGTGAGCCCGGCGGACGCTGTCCGGCATTCTGGAGCCCCATAGGGCGTGGCGGTCCACCTCAACTGGGGCCCACCCGGCTCCCACCGATCCGCTACCGTCAGCTGATGAGCTGGCTCCCGACCCTCGCGACGGCAGTCGCTGTGGCGAGCGGAATCGTCGGCCTCTTCGCAGCAGCTTCGCGCTATTCGGAGCCGCTCCGCATCCACGGACGGATCAGCCGTCTTCGCGACGCCCGAGATGCATCCACGCCAAAATCGTCGTCCGCGACCGTCCTCCAGTCGCGTATCGACCGAGAGTCTGCCCGCCTCGCCGTCATCGCTACGATGCGCGTGCCGGCGTCGCTGCGTTTCTTCCCATGGATCACCGTCGTCCTCCCGGCGGTCAGCGGACTCTCGGTGTGGTGGCTCCTGGCGACCGCCGATGGAGACGGCGCCCTCGTCGCCCTGGTCGCGTTCCTGGTCGGACTTATCACGGCTCTAGCCGTCGCGGTTGCTGTTGCGGTGCTCTGGGCGCGCCGCTTACACCGCGAGCGGTTCGTCCAGCGTCTCCTGGACGCTGCGCCGGAGGACGTGCCTGCCCTGGTCGCGGAAATCGAAGTGTCGCTCGAGGAGATCGACAAGCAGCCCTCGGGTAAGTCGGCCGTTCGATCGGCGTGACAACGGCCGGCCGAGATGCCCACGGCAAAGGCGACGGCTGACGAAGCGCCACCACCACTCACGGCTCGCCGGCTTCGCCCGCTCGCCGACCCCGCGGGCCTTCGGCCCTACGCACCGCCATCGACACGCAGCTCCACGTCCCTTCGACCCGTTTGCGTGCTGCGCGAGCTTCGCTCGCTTCGCCGGCACGTCGGCTGAACGGTGCGCGGCGCTCAGCGATCCGCTACGGCGCAGCTCGACGAATGTCGAGCGCAGCACGCGGGCGAGACGGATGCTCGGCGGTTGCGCGGAGACGCGTTACGAAGGTCGGCGAGCGGGCGAAGCCGGCGAGCCGTTGAGTGACAGGGGAGCGAGGTCAGCCACCCGCATGGCCACTCGGGTGAGTATTCATCAGATTCTGCTGGCCGCTGAGTCTGAACACCTGTAGCGTCTGCGCCAGTCAGCGATGTGCCCTTGGGATCGGAGAACGACGTGCCCCTCGAGTTCGAGCTTCCGGACTACTTCGAGCGTCCCGAGCTGGTCTTGGCTTCCTTCACGGCGACGGTCTACGAAGATCTCGACTCGGTCGTCGAGATGCGAGAGGCTCTCTTCCTCGACCGTGACGTGATCGGGGACGTCTTTGATGAGAATCTCGTCGCGGCCCTCGAGGCGATCGCGGAAGCCTGGGGGCCAGTCGCGGACACGCGGGACTCGTTTGTTGAGTCGCTCCTCGCCGCAACCCCCGAAGTTCTGAGCTTCTACGGCCTCATCGGGCTCGAGCTCCGAGCGAAGATCATCGGCTGGGAGTACGCGCGCGGCCGACTCGAGGCAGCACTTGACTCACCGAACGTAGAGACCGTGGGATCGGACCACCTTCTACCCCAACCGGTCCCGCCGGTTCGCACGGCCGGGCGGCTACGTCGTCTCCTTCGCGCGATCAACCGGCCCGCAGTGCGCAGGGTTGCCCGGGGCGTCGAGCGCTCCCTGGGTGCCGCCGACGTGGCGCTGGGGAGCGCTGTCAAGTTCATCCCGCACCACGAGAAGCTCGTTGAGATGAAGGAGCTGCTCGAGAATCTCGCAGGCACCTTTGCCGACCAGGCTGAGGGCTGACCTCCAGCTCGCTGCACCGCGGGCGGCACGATAGCGTGGGCCGCCGTCAGCTCGCATCGCACCACCTTCTTCGATCCGTCTGCGTGCTGCGCGAGCGCTGCTCGCCGCGCCTGGGTCCCGCTGACAAACCACAAGGGATGCCGGGCAAGTCAGCATCGAACGTGCGGCCGATAGGCGTCTTGTTGCGTGGCATCCCGCCGCCGCGGCACCGCTCCAGTACCGTGGCCGGGACACCGAAGAAAGGTCTCGCGTGGCAACGACGATCGCCATGTTCAACAACAAAGGTGGGGTCAGCAAGACCACCACTACCTTCAATCTTGGTTGGATGCTCGCCGAACGTGGCCACACCGTGGTGATGGTCGATGCTGACCCCCAGTGCAACCTGACCGGGATGGTTCTGGACATCAAGGAGGAGGACGCGCTCTCGGCGTTCTACCGTGACAACCCTGGCCGGAATTTACGTGATGCGCTTGAACCAGCGTTCGCGTCGAGGCCCAAACCGCTCGAACCGGTGGAGTGTGTGCCGGTCGAAGGTATCGACAAGCTCTATCTCATCCCCGGCCACGTCGGTCTCGCTGAGGACGAGGTGTCGCTGGGCATAGCGCAACAGCTCTCGGAATCGGTTCAGGCACTGAAGAATCTGCCAGGCAGCTTCCGATATCTGTTCGACAAGACCGCCGAGGACTACGGCGCCGATTTTGTCCTGGTTGATCTGAGCCCCGGCCTCGGCGCAATCAACCAGAACCTAGTCGCGACCGCAGACTTCTTTATCGTCCCCGCGAGCCCCGATGTCTTCTCAGTCATGGCATTGGAGTCTCTTGCACGA
Proteins encoded in this window:
- a CDS encoding TIGR02391 family protein, translated to MDEPWVIERLQWWIKTARKARRTSWSSNRGNQVYGFMYDSSPHYNELRAASAQTHAIICRVLGRNNIPDLIRRADDAYWVDVGIEYAEHALAVMQTRAETQARLGTSAPTMKADALHPLIWDAASKRWESAHYSDAVQRAATALSGLVKDRTSRYELGDKDLMSQAFSLAAPQPGKPRLRWPGSDEDLTVIAMRQGILNLAQGAFSAIRNPATHTTDELPMQEALEQLATLSILTRWIDRCELQEAPA
- a CDS encoding HNH endonuclease, which translates into the protein MRTSHTHTPTRFCALCQKAIPTGSRRRRWCSATCASIGARLLHRGFRVERCRARRCSHFVVAPPSQRDRFACSRSHLQQLIREAARAAENRARRNEAAGVAATWTTDERLAVAAMTGATPSCVYCGHLLVVRADGFSGRGTPTKAQFGVDHIISLAAGGTHDARNWVPSCGRCNRSKREFSIADWIARDIAAGREPHARLVLGDLAAGSGAWRRDPQTGEIYLANRSALVRP
- a CDS encoding ParA family protein — protein: MATTIAMFNNKGGVSKTTTTFNLGWMLAERGHTVVMVDADPQCNLTGMVLDIKEEDALSAFYRDNPGRNLRDALEPAFASRPKPLEPVECVPVEGIDKLYLIPGHVGLAEDEVSLGIAQQLSESVQALKNLPGSFRYLFDKTAEDYGADFVLVDLSPGLGAINQNLVATADFFIVPASPDVFSVMALESLARVLPRWNRWAENAARLDALTTADYPFPKPDLKFLGTVIQRYRLKSGSATEGFRAYFEQLDREVENILAPALDEAGLLLPKEKYKAANMDESLRLISIPDFNSLITNSQQARKPVFALTKDDTESRGFVWDTQKASIDSFHTLFAELAERIETLTA